The following are from one region of the Nocardia terpenica genome:
- a CDS encoding MlaD family protein yields MKARIGFALFSVVAVVLTYAIWSTLQRSAPGRTDSYSAIFSDVLGLRVGDDVRMAGVRVGRVDRIDFAGDYKARVDFRIRADQHFTTTTKALVRYQNLIGQRYVALVPGADAGQVVAAGAQIPLERTEPSFDVSALLSGFEPLFSVLQPDQINSLSETLIQALQGNQVSLAALITQAARLADTFGQRDKILGDVVSNLSSVIGGLAHRGTELETLITQARSLTDGLYAQGESLKSSVDRVSTSTGSLLNLLAAVQPNLVQAQADASSGVALLLANGASMDRAAVELPAMLNGVARMTSYGAYGNAYICRLDVSLWGVLLPPGLFSQVGGNSQSEVCR; encoded by the coding sequence ATGAAGGCCCGCATCGGGTTCGCGCTCTTCTCAGTGGTGGCGGTGGTGCTCACGTATGCCATCTGGTCCACGTTGCAACGGTCGGCGCCGGGCCGGACGGATTCGTATTCGGCGATCTTCTCCGATGTGCTGGGGCTGCGGGTCGGGGATGACGTGCGGATGGCGGGGGTGCGGGTCGGGCGGGTCGACAGGATCGATTTTGCGGGGGATTACAAAGCGCGCGTGGATTTTCGGATCCGGGCGGATCAGCACTTCACGACCACGACGAAGGCGCTGGTGCGGTATCAGAACCTCATCGGGCAGCGGTATGTCGCGCTGGTGCCCGGGGCCGATGCCGGGCAGGTGGTCGCGGCGGGGGCGCAGATTCCGCTGGAGCGCACCGAGCCGTCGTTCGATGTGTCGGCGCTGCTGTCCGGGTTCGAGCCGCTGTTCTCGGTGCTGCAACCCGATCAGATCAATTCCCTGTCCGAGACGCTGATTCAGGCGTTGCAGGGTAATCAGGTGTCGCTCGCGGCGCTCATCACCCAGGCCGCCCGGCTCGCGGACACCTTCGGGCAGCGCGACAAGATCCTCGGCGATGTGGTGTCCAATCTCAGCAGCGTGATCGGCGGTCTCGCGCATCGCGGCACCGAGCTGGAAACCCTGATCACCCAGGCGCGTTCGCTGACCGACGGCCTGTACGCGCAGGGCGAGTCGCTGAAGAGCTCCGTCGACCGGGTCTCCACCTCGACCGGCTCGCTGCTGAATCTCCTTGCGGCCGTGCAGCCGAACCTGGTGCAGGCGCAGGCCGATGCCTCGAGCGGGGTGGCGCTGCTGCTGGCCAACGGGGCGTCGATGGACCGGGCGGCGGTCGAATTGCCCGCCATGCTCAATGGTGTCGCCCGCATGACCAGCTACGGCGCGTACGGCAATGCCTACATCTGCCGCCTGGATGTGTCGCTGTGGGGTGTGCTGCTGCCGCCGGGGCTGTTCTCCCAGGTCGGCGGGAATTCGCAATCGGAGGTGTGCCGGTGA
- a CDS encoding MlaD family protein codes for MILDPSGRGPSARRLTLAGLAMLCVLALLLYLLALRYTGRFEDKVIVSAELTSTGDGLPGHADVKFRGMVVGSVEGVQVVAKGERQRASLDIKPAVVGAIPSNVRARVIPNNIFGVTAVELVDNGPSTGTLQAGTVIAEDTGAGTVQLQTTLNILRTVLANIQPEKLGRVLATLSAALDPSARVPGSTIERLDTWLTQVHAIPGIGDLLGNLGRAATALSQSAPELVGVLSDSVTTARTLNDHRAQLETLLTNGTSTIDAVNSLFARNPDSGKFLVAGLDQLFGGLAKDPSAIPDTAANLDAALHRLAETFRFGPSGQMLWTMDVSFTPFQQYTAKDCPHYGDLYGPRCGGGSVPNSAPPQVYPPQLMLQGADPGQKHAGNTGGEQAGNNGGEQAGDTGAQAGNTGAHTGNTGGGR; via the coding sequence GTGATACTCGATCCCAGTGGCCGCGGCCCGAGCGCCCGCCGACTCACCCTCGCCGGGCTGGCGATGCTGTGCGTGCTGGCGCTGCTGCTGTATCTGCTCGCGCTGCGCTACACGGGTCGTTTCGAGGACAAGGTGATCGTGAGCGCGGAGCTGACCTCCACCGGGGACGGCCTGCCGGGGCATGCGGATGTGAAGTTCCGGGGCATGGTGGTGGGTTCGGTCGAGGGCGTGCAGGTGGTCGCGAAGGGCGAGCGGCAGCGGGCTTCGCTGGATATCAAACCCGCTGTGGTGGGGGCGATTCCGTCGAATGTGCGGGCGCGGGTGATTCCGAACAATATCTTCGGTGTCACCGCCGTGGAACTGGTCGACAACGGCCCATCGACCGGGACATTGCAGGCCGGGACGGTGATCGCGGAGGACACCGGCGCCGGAACCGTGCAGTTGCAGACGACGCTGAACATTCTGCGGACCGTGCTCGCGAATATCCAGCCGGAGAAGCTCGGGCGGGTGCTGGCCACCCTGTCGGCGGCGCTGGATCCGTCGGCGCGCGTGCCGGGTTCGACGATCGAGCGGCTGGATACCTGGCTCACCCAGGTGCATGCGATTCCCGGCATCGGCGACCTGCTCGGCAATCTGGGCCGGGCCGCTACCGCATTGAGCCAATCCGCGCCGGAACTTGTTGGGGTGCTCTCGGATTCGGTGACCACCGCCCGCACCCTGAACGACCACCGCGCGCAGCTGGAGACGCTGCTCACCAACGGCACCAGCACGATCGACGCCGTCAACAGCCTGTTCGCCCGCAATCCGGACTCGGGGAAGTTCCTGGTGGCCGGGCTGGATCAGCTGTTCGGCGGGTTGGCGAAGGACCCGAGCGCCATTCCCGATACCGCCGCCAATCTCGATGCCGCGCTGCACCGATTGGCCGAGACCTTCCGCTTCGGGCCCTCCGGGCAGATGTTGTGGACCATGGATGTGTCGTTCACGCCGTTTCAGCAGTACACGGCCAAGGATTGTCCGCATTACGGGGATCTGTACGGGCCGCGGTGTGGTGGGGGGAGTGTGCCGAATAGTGCTCCGCCACAGGTCTATCCGCCGCAGTTGATGTTGCAGGGGGCGGATCCCGGCCAAAAGCATGCCGGGAACACTGGGGGCGAGCAGGCCGGGAACAATGGGGGCGAGCAGGCCGGGGACACCGGGGCGCAGGCCGGGAACACCGGGGCGCATACCGGGAACACCGGGGGTGGGAGATGA
- a CDS encoding ABC transporter permease yields MSSTYTPPALRPVRVAAGVVAVPVRANRRLGHQAITFFQAVGAIPFALRHYRKEVARLVADIGWGNGSLVVGGGTVGVVLVLCAFGGIIVGMESYTALNLLTMNPLTGAISGFATTRELAPILATLAFAIQAGCRFTAQLGAMRISEEIDALESLAIRPLPYLVSTRMIAATLTIVPLYTVGLSAAYLATKVIVLFLGGTSAGTYDHYFFQFLLGPDVFYSLLKVVVFVLLSSFIQCYHGFTAAGGPEGVGMAAGRAIKMVIVVMVFTNLFLTLAIWGIDPGFRISG; encoded by the coding sequence ATGAGCAGCACCTACACTCCCCCGGCGCTGCGACCGGTGCGGGTGGCCGCCGGGGTGGTCGCGGTGCCGGTGCGGGCCAATCGGCGGCTGGGGCATCAGGCCATCACCTTCTTCCAGGCGGTCGGGGCGATACCGTTCGCGCTGCGGCACTATCGCAAGGAAGTGGCGCGGCTGGTGGCCGATATCGGCTGGGGCAACGGCTCGCTGGTGGTGGGCGGCGGCACGGTCGGCGTGGTGCTGGTGCTGTGCGCGTTCGGCGGGATCATCGTCGGGATGGAGTCGTACACGGCGCTGAATCTGCTGACGATGAACCCGCTCACCGGCGCCATCTCCGGCTTCGCCACCACCCGCGAGCTGGCCCCGATCCTGGCCACGCTGGCGTTCGCCATTCAGGCCGGGTGCCGATTCACCGCGCAGCTGGGGGCGATGCGGATCTCGGAGGAGATCGATGCGCTGGAATCGCTTGCCATCCGGCCGCTTCCGTATCTGGTGAGCACCCGGATGATCGCGGCGACGCTGACGATCGTGCCGCTGTACACGGTCGGGCTGTCGGCGGCGTATCTCGCGACGAAGGTGATCGTGCTGTTCCTCGGGGGCACCTCCGCCGGGACCTACGACCACTACTTCTTCCAGTTCCTGCTCGGGCCGGACGTGTTCTATTCGCTGCTCAAAGTGGTTGTGTTCGTGCTGCTTTCGTCGTTCATCCAGTGCTATCACGGATTCACCGCGGCGGGCGGTCCGGAGGGGGTGGGTATGGCGGCGGGTCGCGCGATCAAAATGGTGATCGTCGTCATGGTGTTCACGAATCTGTTTCTCACGCTGGCGATCTGGGGGATCGATCCCGGCTTCCGGATCTCGGGATAG
- a CDS encoding MlaE family ABC transporter permease — MTATEPGELARITAAVSGLWRRHPQRSLETLGRQVLLGREAFAQLLLSMARRRFPFQEFVKQCAFMANVSAAPTVFVAIPIAVVVSIQVGALVNQVGATTFIGAVAGLGIIRQGAPLVSALMIAGAVGSAICADLGSRTIREEIDAMRVMGVDPVRRLVTPRLAAAVLVSVLLCGFVVFVGFATAYLFNVYAQHGTPGSFIGSFASFAVAGDLGVALVKAAIFGALTAIICCDTGLHARGGPGGVANAVNSAVVSSALLLFATNIGLTQLYNTFFPTKVV; from the coding sequence GTGACCGCGACCGAGCCGGGCGAGCTGGCCAGGATCACCGCCGCCGTGTCGGGGCTGTGGCGGCGTCATCCGCAGCGGTCGCTGGAAACGCTCGGGCGGCAGGTGCTGCTGGGCCGGGAGGCGTTCGCGCAGTTGCTGCTGTCGATGGCGCGGCGGCGATTCCCGTTCCAGGAGTTCGTGAAGCAGTGCGCGTTCATGGCGAACGTCTCCGCCGCGCCCACGGTGTTCGTGGCGATTCCGATCGCGGTGGTGGTGTCCATTCAGGTCGGAGCCCTCGTGAATCAGGTCGGCGCGACGACTTTCATCGGCGCGGTGGCCGGGCTGGGGATCATCCGCCAGGGCGCGCCGCTGGTGTCGGCGCTGATGATCGCGGGCGCGGTGGGGTCGGCGATCTGCGCGGATCTGGGCTCGCGCACCATCCGCGAGGAGATCGACGCCATGCGGGTGATGGGCGTGGATCCGGTGCGGCGGCTGGTGACGCCCCGGCTCGCGGCGGCGGTGCTGGTGAGCGTCCTGCTGTGCGGCTTCGTCGTTTTCGTGGGTTTCGCGACGGCGTATCTGTTCAATGTGTATGCCCAGCACGGCACGCCGGGGTCGTTCATCGGGTCGTTCGCGTCGTTCGCGGTGGCGGGCGATCTCGGTGTGGCGCTGGTGAAGGCCGCGATCTTCGGTGCGCTGACCGCGATCATCTGCTGCGACACCGGCTTACACGCGCGCGGCGGTCCCGGCGGGGTGGCGAATGCGGTGAACTCGGCGGTGGTGAGTTCGGCGCTGCTGCTGTTCGCCACCAATATCGGGCTCACCCAGCTGTACAACACGTTCTTCCCGACGAAGGTGGTGTGA
- a CDS encoding oxygenase MpaB family protein, with the protein MSVPTAEQTRIRIPAIHRTATKRPPRLSDALDFWQFAGAAANVAMQMARPGVGHGVVDSGVESGALMVHPWKRLRTTASYLAVAILGTEEDKRAFREAVNVAHRQVKSEPGAPVRYNAFDRDLQLWVAACLYIGFEDSYQLLHGKMNPEQAEAFYATAAPLGTTLQVPATLWPATRADFDAYWNEAAAQAIPDDKVRAYLDDLLHLRMIHWSLRILFGGLLRFLTAGFLGPWFRDHMNVPWTPTDQRRFENLFLFVGFVNRFIPRFLRFAPTHYLIRDVRRRIRNNRPLI; encoded by the coding sequence ATGTCGGTACCGACCGCCGAGCAGACCCGCATCCGCATCCCGGCGATCCATCGCACGGCGACCAAGCGCCCGCCGCGGCTGTCGGACGCGCTCGATTTCTGGCAGTTCGCCGGGGCCGCCGCGAACGTCGCCATGCAGATGGCGCGCCCCGGCGTGGGCCACGGCGTCGTCGACAGCGGGGTCGAATCCGGCGCGCTGATGGTGCACCCGTGGAAGCGGCTGCGCACCACCGCCTCGTACCTGGCCGTCGCCATCCTGGGCACCGAGGAGGACAAGCGCGCGTTCCGGGAGGCGGTGAATGTGGCCCACCGCCAGGTCAAGTCGGAGCCGGGCGCGCCGGTCCGCTACAACGCCTTCGACCGCGACCTGCAACTGTGGGTGGCGGCCTGCCTCTACATCGGCTTCGAGGACTCCTACCAGCTACTGCACGGCAAGATGAATCCCGAACAGGCCGAGGCGTTCTACGCCACCGCGGCACCCCTCGGCACCACCCTCCAGGTGCCCGCGACCCTGTGGCCCGCCACCCGCGCCGACTTCGACGCCTACTGGAACGAGGCCGCGGCGCAGGCGATCCCCGACGACAAGGTCCGCGCCTACCTCGACGACCTGCTGCACCTGCGCATGATCCACTGGTCCCTGCGCATCCTGTTCGGCGGCCTGCTCCGCTTCCTCACCGCCGGTTTCCTCGGCCCCTGGTTCCGCGACCACATGAACGTCCCCTGGACCCCCACCGACCAGCGCCGCTTCGAAAACCTGTTCCTCTTCGTAGGTTTCGTGAACCGCTTCATCCCCCGCTTCCTCCGCTTCGCCCCCACCCACTACCTGATTCGCGATGTGCGCCGCCGCATCCGAAACAACAGGCCCCTGATCTGA